A window from Candidatus Zixiibacteriota bacterium encodes these proteins:
- a CDS encoding tetratricopeptide repeat protein, which yields MTNTARSTHKAGSTAMKDSLTIGGVLLVIVIAYFAYQMSQATDQHVHNQEAFHPELSGGNMDQAMASMANLPEDHETLVMMGNQHMDQQKFAMAAELYKRALAKKEVNDVRVDFGACLNGMNLPLRAIQEFQTVLAVDPTHGIATFNVGIVYSSQQQPDSARVYFQRYLELDPHGPAAATARAQLQRLGG from the coding sequence GTGACCAATACTGCACGGTCGACCCATAAAGCCGGTTCAACGGCCATGAAAGACAGTCTGACGATTGGCGGAGTATTACTGGTGATTGTGATCGCCTATTTCGCCTACCAAATGTCACAGGCAACAGATCAGCATGTCCACAACCAGGAAGCCTTCCATCCGGAACTGAGCGGCGGTAACATGGACCAGGCGATGGCTTCGATGGCTAACCTGCCGGAGGATCACGAGACGCTGGTGATGATGGGGAACCAGCACATGGACCAGCAGAAATTCGCGATGGCCGCCGAACTGTACAAGCGCGCGTTGGCCAAGAAAGAAGTCAACGATGTCCGAGTCGACTTCGGCGCTTGTCTGAACGGTATGAATCTGCCGCTGAGAGCGATCCAGGAGTTTCAGACAGTCCTGGCCGTTGATCCCACCCACGGGATCGCGACTTTTAATGTCGGGATAGTCTATTCATCGCAGCAGCAACCGGATTCGGCGCGAGTGTACTTCCAGAGATACCTGGAACTGGACCCGCACGGACCAGCCGCGGCCACCGCCAGAGCCCAACTCCAGAGACTCGGTGGTTAA
- a CDS encoding SO_0444 family Cu/Zn efflux transporter, with amino-acid sequence MVNFQELALNWGAATWEMLLDSALLLLIGLGLAGLLRLVLSEGRINRFLAGGGPGPVFKAALLGIPLPLCSCSVLPVAHQLRQSGVSKGGTVAFLISTPESGIDSMILTWTLMDPVMTIARPVTAFLTAFTAGLLENRSDPEPINNPRPSDPETSCCSCESDKPDATSSLPNRIWTGLKYAYTDLLDDLAVYLVVGYVLAGLVAVVWGPQAGGLPEFLQTGWGGYVGALLIGLPLYICAVSSTPLAAALLVTGFSPGATLLFLMVGPATNLASLVVVSKVLKGWAVLRYLGSIIVVSLVCALILDILYPMFKLSLSPASHSVLHQGPGTWWNWAAAVALTGGVLWFTGRKLLKRLF; translated from the coding sequence GTGGTTAACTTCCAGGAACTGGCCCTCAACTGGGGGGCAGCCACCTGGGAGATGCTTCTGGATTCCGCCCTGCTGCTTTTAATCGGGCTGGGGCTGGCCGGCTTGTTGCGGTTGGTGCTCAGCGAGGGGAGAATCAATCGGTTTCTGGCCGGCGGCGGTCCCGGGCCGGTGTTCAAGGCGGCTCTGTTGGGTATACCGTTGCCCCTTTGCTCTTGCTCGGTGTTGCCGGTGGCGCATCAGCTTAGACAATCGGGTGTAAGCAAAGGGGGCACCGTCGCCTTCCTGATCTCGACACCGGAGTCCGGGATTGACTCTATGATTCTCACCTGGACTCTGATGGACCCAGTCATGACGATTGCCCGTCCGGTTACCGCTTTTCTGACCGCCTTCACGGCCGGTCTGCTGGAGAACCGAAGCGATCCGGAGCCGATCAACAATCCACGCCCATCCGATCCGGAGACGAGCTGTTGCTCCTGCGAATCCGATAAACCCGACGCCACCTCTTCTTTGCCCAACCGAATCTGGACCGGGCTGAAATACGCCTATACCGATCTGCTGGACGATCTGGCCGTCTACCTGGTAGTCGGCTATGTGCTGGCCGGTCTGGTGGCTGTGGTGTGGGGTCCCCAGGCCGGTGGCTTACCGGAGTTTTTGCAAACTGGTTGGGGTGGGTACGTGGGGGCGTTGTTGATCGGCTTACCCTTGTATATTTGCGCCGTTTCGTCAACTCCTTTGGCCGCAGCCCTGCTGGTCACCGGATTCTCCCCCGGCGCTACTTTGCTTTTTCTCATGGTCGGTCCGGCCACCAATCTGGCTTCATTGGTGGTGGTAAGCAAAGTCCTCAAGGGTTGGGCGGTGCTCAGGTATCTCGGATCGATTATCGTCGTATCCCTGGTATGTGCGCTGATCCTGGACATACTCTACCCAATGTTCAAACTCAGCCTTAGTCCCGCGAGTCACTCGGTCTTACACCAGGGCCCGGGCACATGGTGGAACTGGGCGGCAGCGGTCGCCCTCACCGGCGGCGTACTGTGGTTCACCGGAAGAAAACTTCTGAAGCGATTGTTCTGA
- a CDS encoding ComF family protein: MVSLRETANSCLGVLWDFVYPPLCLGCGGFYDGEHSVCERCFETIHRFEDPICLNCLSVLAGGPRCPICTDLSLPLFALGDYAPPLKDIILQFKFKGITTPARLMAGLLWQQFGDRLTMLNPTVLVSIPLHPGRESQRGYNQAALLTDQLGLLMDVPVNNNLLTRIEKRKPQASLRLRQRMKNIKGVFEATPAEGPMRGLLLVDDVVTSGATVLEATRTLTEAGYEVVAIAAIAHGR, from the coding sequence ATGGTATCGCTTCGAGAAACAGCCAACTCATGCTTGGGCGTGCTCTGGGATTTTGTGTATCCGCCCCTTTGCCTCGGGTGCGGTGGATTCTACGACGGTGAGCACAGCGTTTGCGAACGCTGCTTTGAAACCATCCATCGGTTCGAGGACCCCATTTGCCTAAACTGCCTCTCGGTGCTGGCCGGTGGACCCCGTTGTCCCATCTGCACCGATCTATCTCTACCCTTGTTTGCTTTAGGCGACTATGCCCCGCCGCTCAAGGACATTATATTGCAGTTCAAGTTCAAGGGGATCACCACCCCGGCCCGACTCATGGCTGGGTTATTGTGGCAACAATTCGGAGACCGCCTCACAATGCTAAACCCAACCGTCCTGGTTTCGATCCCGCTGCACCCCGGCCGCGAGAGTCAGCGTGGCTACAATCAGGCCGCACTGCTGACCGACCAACTGGGTTTACTCATGGATGTCCCGGTCAATAATAACCTGCTCACCCGGATTGAAAAACGAAAGCCGCAAGCCTCGCTCAGGCTGAGACAACGGATGAAAAACATCAAGGGTGTCTTTGAAGCCACACCGGCCGAAGGTCCCATGCGCGGGCTGCTTCTCGTTGACGATGTTGTCACCAGTGGCGCCACCGTCCTCGAAGCCACCCGCACCCTAACCGAGGCCGGCTATGAAGTAGTGGCGATAGCCGCCATCGCACATGGGAGATGA
- a CDS encoding tyrosine recombinase XerD yields the protein MLGQLVEDYLQYLKLERGLATNTLTSYRRDLLEFVASLKVQEPSKLTPRLAQDYVSRLIGSSLKPATIARKISSVKQFAVWLGESGTLKQNPFAGLSAPRIARYHPPYLSPGEVAQIIDAIDTKTPTGRRDRTMLELLYGSGLRVSELLNLRTSDIEFEAGFLRIVGKGNKQRLAPLGGPAASALHTYLDNQSKPEADSGYLFANRLGRPFSRPGLWKIIKRAVTKAGIAKPVSPHTFRHSFATHLLEGGADLRVVQEMLGHADISTTQIYTTVDREYLIAEHKKYHPRELAGTKDG from the coding sequence ATGCTCGGGCAATTGGTGGAAGACTATCTTCAGTATCTCAAGCTCGAACGCGGATTGGCAACCAATACATTGACCTCCTACCGTCGGGATTTGCTTGAGTTTGTGGCGTCGCTTAAGGTGCAGGAGCCTTCGAAGTTGACTCCTCGTCTGGCTCAGGATTATGTCTCACGCCTGATCGGATCATCATTGAAACCGGCTACGATTGCTCGAAAGATATCCAGTGTCAAGCAATTCGCCGTTTGGCTGGGTGAGAGTGGTACATTGAAGCAGAATCCGTTTGCCGGATTGTCGGCTCCTCGGATTGCGCGCTATCACCCCCCATATCTTTCACCCGGAGAGGTGGCTCAGATAATCGATGCCATAGACACTAAAACGCCGACCGGTCGGCGCGACCGGACCATGCTGGAATTACTGTACGGGTCCGGGTTGCGGGTGTCGGAACTTTTGAACCTCAGAACTTCAGACATCGAGTTTGAAGCCGGGTTTCTCAGAATCGTCGGCAAAGGCAACAAGCAGCGGCTGGCTCCTCTGGGTGGCCCGGCCGCCTCTGCCCTCCATACCTATCTGGACAATCAGTCAAAACCAGAGGCTGACTCCGGCTACCTGTTCGCCAACCGCCTGGGGCGACCTTTCTCCAGGCCCGGCCTGTGGAAAATCATCAAACGGGCAGTGACCAAAGCCGGGATCGCCAAACCGGTTTCGCCCCATACATTTCGTCATTCTTTTGCCACCCACCTCCTGGAGGGAGGCGCCGACCTGCGGGTAGTGCAAGAAATGCTCGGTCATGCCGATATATCTACAACGCAGATATATACAACTGTTGACCGGGAATACCTGATTGCTGAACACAAAAAGTACCATCCTCGAGAATTGGCCGGGACCAAAGACGGCTGA
- a CDS encoding diguanylate cyclase: MLNTKSTILENWPGPKTADDQPRTVYRFAIRQTGFNLDFHLEPIYRHVETTFHHFQDFDELVTICQRFDIDAIIIGGRDDFSHAIELVRDIKQNIFLAIIPVVLYHPEPDNNTILAAYENGAEEFVYGGWNNRLIQVRIRRLLERSRRDLSINPSSHLPGPSIIESEIARQIDKQMEFAVCYADLDNFKAFNDYYGYYRGDKVIRLTAKVVKDTVFDLCREGFVGHIAGDDFIYIIPADMIEQICRSIIKTFDSLIPYRYEPEDRERGYITTKSRRGDTEQFPLLTISIAVVVNNNGKFGHVGELSRMLADLKSATKLKSGSNFMVERRRKY, from the coding sequence TTGCTGAACACAAAAAGTACCATCCTCGAGAATTGGCCGGGACCAAAGACGGCTGACGACCAACCCCGGACGGTTTACCGTTTTGCCATCAGACAGACCGGGTTTAATCTCGACTTTCATCTGGAACCCATCTATCGCCACGTTGAGACAACTTTTCATCACTTTCAGGATTTCGATGAGTTGGTCACGATCTGCCAACGCTTCGACATCGATGCCATAATCATCGGTGGGCGCGACGATTTTTCTCACGCCATAGAACTGGTCAGGGACATCAAGCAGAACATATTCCTGGCAATCATACCGGTGGTGCTCTATCATCCGGAGCCGGACAACAATACGATTCTGGCTGCCTATGAAAACGGCGCTGAAGAATTCGTCTATGGCGGATGGAACAACCGTTTGATCCAGGTGCGTATCAGGCGTCTTTTGGAGCGGAGCCGACGGGACCTTTCGATCAATCCGTCATCGCATCTACCCGGCCCGAGCATCATCGAAAGTGAGATAGCCAGACAGATCGACAAGCAGATGGAATTCGCGGTCTGCTACGCCGACCTGGACAATTTTAAGGCATTCAACGACTACTATGGCTACTACCGTGGTGATAAAGTTATCAGGCTCACGGCCAAAGTTGTCAAGGACACCGTCTTCGATCTATGTCGGGAGGGCTTTGTCGGGCACATCGCCGGGGACGATTTCATTTACATTATTCCAGCCGATATGATCGAACAGATATGCCGGTCGATAATCAAGACCTTCGACTCATTGATCCCCTACCGATACGAGCCGGAAGATCGTGAGCGCGGATATATCACCACCAAGAGTCGCCGCGGTGATACCGAGCAATTTCCGTTATTGACCATTTCAATCGCGGTTGTGGTGAATAACAACGGGAAATTCGGACATGTCGGGGAGCTATCCAGGATGCTGGCCGACCTGAAATCTGCGACCAAGCTAAAATCCGGCTCCAACTTCATGGTCGAGCGCCGCCGGAAATACTAA
- a CDS encoding deoxyguanosinetriphosphate triphosphohydrolase — translation MMLVRAQIEKMELDNLAPYAALSCKSRGRIYALDEHPLRTAFQRDRDRIIHSAAFRRLEYKTQVFIPHEKDHFRTRLTHTIEVAQVARTLARNLRLNEDLTEAIALVHDLGHTPFGHAGEDVLDELLQRQGGFNHNRQSLRVVDILEQRYRDHPGLNLSYEVREGIVKHETRSRIDAPGFEDDRQPTLEAALVDIADEIAYNSHDIDDGLSAGIISFDDLVASDFFVELVGGETLRGVKSDDDFIRHQLVRRLVDRMATDVINETFARVKQFNIHDLETVRTAPEKICAYSEDMRSRVRQLKSFLRDRLYNHARLVSKSQRASEIMTAIFDRLVKEPLLMPVRFQKMLDDESVEIVAADYIAGMTDRFAEKVYGEVGGG, via the coding sequence ATGATGCTTGTTCGTGCACAAATCGAAAAAATGGAACTGGATAATCTGGCGCCGTATGCTGCTTTGTCATGTAAGAGCCGTGGACGCATCTATGCGCTTGATGAACATCCTTTGCGCACGGCCTTCCAGCGCGATCGCGACCGCATCATCCACTCCGCCGCCTTTCGTCGACTGGAATACAAAACACAAGTGTTCATCCCGCACGAGAAAGATCACTTTCGCACTCGTCTGACTCATACCATCGAAGTGGCGCAGGTGGCCCGCACGCTGGCCCGCAACCTCAGGCTCAACGAAGACTTGACCGAGGCCATCGCGCTGGTGCATGATCTGGGGCATACGCCTTTCGGTCATGCCGGAGAGGATGTTCTGGATGAGTTGTTGCAGAGGCAGGGTGGCTTTAATCACAACCGGCAGTCACTCCGGGTGGTGGATATTCTGGAGCAGCGTTATCGCGACCATCCCGGTTTGAATCTGTCCTACGAGGTGCGCGAGGGGATCGTAAAACATGAGACACGCTCCAGAATCGACGCGCCCGGTTTCGAGGATGACCGTCAGCCGACACTCGAAGCGGCCCTGGTCGATATTGCCGACGAGATCGCCTACAACTCGCACGATATCGATGATGGCCTTTCGGCCGGTATCATTTCATTCGATGATCTGGTCGCAAGCGACTTCTTTGTCGAGCTTGTCGGGGGAGAGACACTACGAGGAGTGAAATCAGATGATGATTTCATCCGGCACCAGTTGGTCCGGCGGCTGGTCGACCGCATGGCCACCGATGTCATCAACGAGACCTTTGCGCGCGTCAAGCAGTTCAATATCCACGACCTTGAAACTGTGCGCACCGCCCCCGAGAAAATATGTGCCTATTCGGAGGACATGCGCAGCCGTGTTCGGCAGTTGAAGAGTTTTCTGCGCGATCGATTGTACAATCACGCGCGACTGGTTTCCAAATCACAGCGGGCCTCGGAAATAATGACGGCTATATTTGATCGACTTGTAAAAGAGCCTTTACTGATGCCGGTACGATTCCAGAAGATGCTTGATGACGAATCTGTTGAGATCGTCGCGGCCGATTACATCGCCGGCATGACTGACCGGTTTGCGGAGAAAGTGTATGGGGAGGTGGGGGGTGGCTAG
- a CDS encoding lamin tail domain-containing protein: protein MVKSIGQTFGLLVILILYGSSSTVRSELVVNELMVNEPGRSTSLEWIELYVDSTGVVVLDDYQLLVDDELVTIPRGWRLEPDSYLIICRKLVSSDGSASFETRWGDGSGIWGDTPDEAAMTLPPVASFSLVNTGGSVAIYRQDVMVSAMSWSEVGADGYSWERVTPSSQVVAQSVDFDGSTPGVVNSVTPVGVDLGLEGVDAAIENGWTRLEFTVVNRGLDSFRETLLLLYYDAAWHETTGQPIASFAVPSLEPGQWFEIGDHFQFDSMYAHLMAVLPDDDRLRNNKRNFAAPAVEFPAFHLTELAPRPDGSSDAEWIEIVNRSDRPYDLAGWQVGDYKRINTTVDTSLIVASGQRVVLVRSASLFVDSYPGFAGLMVEPSSWSLLNDGADTVLLVDHFGLEADRFGYSRLFDGDYTWSRDEQDGQQGRWGRSAELGGSPGQVNEVVSSYVGGDLKVLVTPEVFSPDGDGVEDSVVIIIDGPDTQGYVLKVFDRQGRVVRRFDQGGYRLDQYVWYGRSDAGRRLPVGIYVLYCRIDDAGSVKKPIVIAR, encoded by the coding sequence ATGGTGAAATCTATCGGCCAGACTTTTGGACTCCTTGTTATCTTGATTCTCTATGGGTCTTCATCCACGGTGCGTTCCGAGCTGGTCGTCAATGAACTCATGGTGAACGAGCCGGGCCGGTCGACCAGCCTGGAGTGGATTGAGCTCTATGTGGATTCCACCGGAGTTGTTGTTCTGGACGATTACCAGTTGCTGGTCGACGACGAGTTGGTCACAATTCCAAGGGGCTGGCGTCTTGAACCTGATTCGTACCTCATCATCTGCAGAAAACTGGTGTCCTCGGACGGTTCCGCCTCTTTTGAAACTCGATGGGGAGACGGCTCGGGCATCTGGGGCGACACACCCGACGAAGCTGCGATGACATTGCCGCCGGTGGCATCTTTCTCGTTGGTGAACACCGGTGGCTCGGTTGCAATCTACCGTCAGGATGTCATGGTATCGGCCATGTCGTGGTCCGAGGTGGGCGCCGACGGCTATTCTTGGGAACGTGTGACCCCTTCGTCGCAAGTGGTGGCGCAGTCTGTTGACTTCGACGGTTCCACGCCCGGAGTAGTCAACTCGGTGACACCTGTCGGCGTCGACCTGGGTCTGGAAGGGGTTGACGCCGCTATCGAAAATGGTTGGACGCGACTTGAATTCACCGTGGTTAACCGTGGTCTCGATTCGTTCCGCGAGACACTGTTACTTTTGTATTACGACGCCGCCTGGCATGAGACTACCGGTCAGCCCATCGCATCGTTTGCAGTACCCTCGCTGGAACCAGGGCAGTGGTTTGAGATCGGTGATCACTTCCAGTTCGACTCCATGTACGCACACCTGATGGCTGTGCTGCCGGACGATGATCGTCTGCGCAACAACAAGCGTAACTTCGCCGCTCCGGCTGTAGAGTTTCCCGCCTTCCACCTGACCGAGCTGGCGCCACGACCAGATGGTTCGTCGGATGCGGAGTGGATCGAGATTGTCAACAGAAGCGACCGACCATACGATCTCGCAGGTTGGCAGGTAGGTGATTACAAACGGATCAATACAACCGTGGACACGAGTCTGATAGTGGCGTCCGGACAACGGGTTGTGCTGGTCAGGTCGGCTTCGTTGTTTGTGGATAGCTATCCCGGGTTCGCGGGACTGATGGTTGAGCCGAGCAGTTGGTCGCTCTTGAACGACGGCGCTGATACCGTCTTATTGGTAGATCACTTCGGACTGGAGGCGGATCGCTTTGGCTACAGCCGTCTGTTCGACGGCGACTATACCTGGAGTCGAGATGAGCAAGACGGACAACAAGGCCGGTGGGGGCGGTCCGCAGAACTGGGTGGCTCACCGGGTCAAGTTAACGAGGTGGTAAGTTCCTACGTCGGCGGTGACCTGAAAGTGTTGGTGACACCGGAAGTGTTCTCGCCCGATGGGGACGGCGTTGAAGATTCGGTTGTCATCATCATCGATGGCCCGGACACGCAAGGTTACGTACTCAAAGTATTCGATCGCCAGGGGCGGGTGGTGCGACGGTTTGACCAGGGTGGATACCGTCTGGATCAATACGTCTGGTACGGACGCTCAGACGCCGGTCGCCGCCTGCCGGTGGGCATTTATGTCCTGTACTGCCGGATCGACGACGCCGGGTCGGTCAAGAAACCGATAGTGATTGCGCGGTGA
- a CDS encoding sigma-54 dependent transcriptional regulator gives MGKNSEPERVQQVVLLRGPADSVDDANLDRLGHTCAELPQLYQLVKETRIDLILYDESRTDLTPAVAARIRRVNGLTEIWMLAGDKEAVGETQDHVDGVILADIGVDLIEEKIAQILRTKQLLATYGIVGRSARMKAVAEAIERVAPSDMAVLIVGPSGSGKELVAKAVHNNSDRGEHPYVAINCGALAPGLLESELFGHAKGAFTGSVGRREGLFGKADGGTLFLDEIGETSGQMQVKLLRVLEDGTYYPVGSSSANKTDVRVVSATNRDLTEAIDDRRFREDLYFRIAVVRIVLPPLLERKSDILPLLQHFWRDNARLTCSDSALDLLARYDWPGNIRQLRNFADRMLALKGKGLVEVDDVQSFLDEQQAGATHLPIATGKTVEEAGHELIYHAILSLGTEVRILRDLITAHLPGDNSVDSYDEAAPGGPASSLEEMEEELIRTVLVRTNGNRKEAATILGIGERTLYRKLKKYRLS, from the coding sequence CTTTATCAGTTGGTCAAAGAAACACGCATCGATCTGATTCTCTACGACGAAAGCCGTACCGATCTCACGCCGGCCGTTGCTGCCCGGATTCGTCGTGTCAACGGTTTGACCGAGATATGGATGTTGGCCGGTGACAAAGAGGCTGTTGGGGAAACTCAGGATCACGTTGACGGCGTGATATTGGCTGATATCGGTGTCGATCTGATTGAGGAGAAGATAGCTCAGATTCTTCGCACCAAGCAGCTACTCGCGACCTACGGAATCGTCGGCCGGTCGGCCCGGATGAAAGCTGTGGCTGAGGCCATCGAACGGGTGGCGCCTTCCGACATGGCGGTGCTGATAGTGGGTCCATCCGGGTCCGGCAAAGAGTTGGTGGCCAAGGCTGTTCACAACAACTCGGACCGCGGCGAGCATCCATACGTAGCTATTAATTGCGGTGCTTTGGCTCCGGGACTGCTTGAGTCTGAACTGTTCGGTCATGCGAAAGGCGCCTTTACCGGATCGGTGGGCAGGCGAGAGGGGTTGTTCGGCAAGGCCGACGGCGGCACACTCTTTCTTGACGAAATCGGCGAAACATCCGGCCAGATGCAGGTGAAGCTACTGCGTGTTCTGGAGGACGGCACCTACTATCCCGTCGGCTCGTCGTCGGCCAACAAGACCGACGTTCGCGTGGTGTCGGCTACAAATCGGGACCTCACCGAGGCAATTGATGATCGAAGATTCCGTGAGGATCTATACTTCAGGATTGCGGTTGTCAGAATTGTTCTACCGCCGCTATTGGAACGCAAGAGTGACATCCTGCCGCTCCTGCAGCATTTTTGGCGCGACAACGCCAGGCTAACCTGCTCGGATTCGGCTTTGGATTTGTTGGCCCGGTACGACTGGCCCGGCAACATTCGCCAGCTTCGCAATTTCGCCGATCGCATGCTGGCGCTGAAGGGGAAGGGACTGGTCGAGGTGGATGACGTCCAGAGTTTTCTCGATGAACAACAGGCCGGTGCCACACACCTACCCATCGCAACCGGCAAGACGGTGGAGGAAGCAGGGCATGAACTGATCTATCACGCTATTCTTTCGCTGGGCACCGAAGTTCGCATTTTGCGCGATCTCATCACGGCCCATCTCCCCGGAGATAACTCGGTGGACAGTTACGACGAAGCCGCCCCCGGAGGTCCGGCGAGCAGTCTGGAGGAAATGGAAGAGGAACTAATCCGCACCGTCCTTGTCCGCACCAACGGCAACCGCAAAGAGGCTGCAACAATACTGGGTATCGGTGAGCGCACGCTTTATCGAAAACTGAAGAAGTATCGACTGAGTTGA